From Hoplias malabaricus isolate fHopMal1 chromosome 11, fHopMal1.hap1, whole genome shotgun sequence, a single genomic window includes:
- the smtla gene encoding somatolactin alpha produces the protein MSRVQVIEAWTCSILLCVLRWTATLPLDCKDEVSSPSRCISISQEQLLDRVIQHAELISRVSEESCALFEEMFVPYSSRAFRNQGGSACATKAFPIPSSTTELQQISDKWLLHSVLKLVQSWIEPLVYLQTTLDRYDDAPDTLLNRTKWVSDKLVSLEQGVVVLIRKMLDDGMLTPSEYEPEVVPYDVQPEVLESVLRDYTLLTCFKKDAHKVETFLKLLKCRQNDKLSCALY, from the exons ATGAGTCGAGTCCAAG TGATCGAGGCCTGGACGTGCAGCATCTTACTGTGCGTCCTCCGCTGGACGGCAACTCTTCCTCTGGACTGCAAGGATGAGGTCAGCTCTCCATCCCGCTGCATATCTATCTCTCAGGAGCAGCTGCTGGACCGGGTCATCCAGCATGCCGAGCTCATCTCCCGCGTTTCCGAGGAGTCCTGCGCTCTCTTC gaggAGATGTTTGTGCCGTACTCAAGTAGAGCCTTTAGAAACCAGGGAGGAAGCGCCTGTGCGACCAAGGCCTTCCCCATCCCCAGCTCCACGACTGAGCTCCAGCAGATCTCT GATAAGTGGCTCCTTCACTCTGTGTTAAAGCTGGTTCAGTCCTGGATCGAGCCACTGGTTTACCTTCAGACCACTCTGGATCGCTACGACGATGCGCCAGACACTCTTCTCAATCGCACCAAGTGGGTGTCTGATAAATTGGTCAGCCTGGAGCAAGGGGTGGTGGTCCTGATCCGAAAG ATGCTAGACGATGGAATGCTAACTCCGTCTGAGTATGAACCTGAAGTGGTCCCATACGACGTCCAGCCTGAGGTCCTGGAGTCCGTCCTTAGAGACTACACCTTACTCACCTGCTTCAAGAAAGACGCCCACAAGGTGGAGACCTTCCTGAAGCTCCTCAAGTGTCGCCAAAATGACAAACTGAGCTGTGCTCTGTACTAA